The following coding sequences lie in one Xiphophorus maculatus strain JP 163 A chromosome 4, X_maculatus-5.0-male, whole genome shotgun sequence genomic window:
- the LOC102218957 gene encoding Nance-Horan syndrome protein-like isoform X2, with protein sequence MPFAKRIVEPQLLCRHQIPNDEGLLFEDLCAISHVVLSRTLRQLSDLARHACSLFQELENDIMSTNQRVWVLQNKIGQIQQTANALDPKKEAVPVSNLDIESKLSAHYQAPWHQQHNVFHPCTRPPCLEELHRNARLSLRALHRDEQQHQPSSSRERNRVTISISVAPPMPTFPSPHSIRRQQRSRLARAQERAERERELEYQPRKERTVKETEIQTTERKLQERPGREEDMKTIERKFECFYSLETIEGCIFIPWNRKVTSIEKSESSEVIGGQTASNKAVNHSAPSAQDKQANWSKENVPPSDQKTNGDSQAVSSCIIPINVTGVGFDREASARCSLVHSQSVLQRRRKLRRRKTITGIPKRVQQDMDSDESPVARERTVIIHANSHQLSLCQEDLSISGRLHHTRDSGCQTDDFLIACTAAPSRRRIRAQRNHQGIPASLSHSTGNISSLGDQSDSTYTTASTHGGRLRSRSLPREGGRLIDSDEDDDDNYDDDDEDEDLSPYEAEDFIPSGPSPRMKMMMMKDEEESTDDQAAPEPLQLGSLKRLQRSSERDRGGGGDGSPEHSWMERGRSRLPRKADMGSCEISSSSDTFSSPIHSVSTTGVLGSHVDHKEDHQSSSGNWSGSSSTCPSQTSETIPPPSSPPLTGSSHCDSELSLNTAPNAIDEGFSLDPSYHSDLRPQSQGHRSSSFTSSATDQLDDAGVSTASEGEWTYPQDQDQTDPDQDQDPTQKLSENHQFLQEYSSMEGLNDQTCFSKQKTNAEKEPESHYPSDTEGFYSSSVNLGEYNPTYREYTCNYADLGPDCHQSNTVAKRLSHGGYPQPPLQFKTGTMTLGRTCRPLRKSKIKPPPPKRTSSLKETNSSVDVGTDTQADKDHPKMVSEQELTSSSTDMKLELDLELGGAPEPLQSSCLVAESLGTWGMGLGGAMDIVEPMSFSSADTHSFKDEGAVQSDYADLWLHNSELKSNNGEYASMSNSSTATGTTVMDCMKSPDSSSSSTETQIQAVAQTLESKESSPSLPSGDFKLGSPEKLAGLASPSSGYSSQSETPTSTLPSSSAAFFPGPLSPSTGKRKPKVPERKSSLSSLQQFPRDGASISFCNKRDPDFPPPPSQLDLNVLHGGYVRHTLSHRAYHMHTLHHNKHRVANVLSIGPKIMVPEITNTNPSPSSGSALTNPGSNVLPITPSTIRSVQLHSVSQSAEPQSTSTTYQDTTNGTETVTRPKCPPSGSTLAPPPVNTRPLPPRRPPPRPPCHDHTSSPERSQPPPPGRHPDGPPSYESLLLRQDRYGPGTFWAMTAFRTRMDPSSDISEDSSPLHRPVPRAPHPSPVDLHTHIHSHTEFRGLTHSTHARSEFRVLGERSFSQDDDEDEEEDEEEEEEEEEEQVKEPQRAACSRGGMRSDHPPPPAYEFAGGSHLNSGSWASPVKVPGNTTEASHPYLISDARTGGQEVHEEEREVISGATRSAHPHQLQENKDDSTTPDTEDYFSKDSTPSDNSLSPLTDDAKVDDDIIITSPNKSRTTEDLFAMIHRSKRKVLGRKDSGDLNVKSRLCPVSAVTPSNVSTGVVPPAPPLNFPATLANAVGSQRAPVPIYRSAKKSSTSNEEFKLLLLKKGSRSDSSYRMSATEILKSPITPKTPGESLQEGSIRQAEEQSSMPQEPPISGLDPIQIPGLFPRANSESFTPKTLPMSAASRQGRSRIPPVANSSRYSTRSRLYTAPMQAISEGETENSDGSPHDDRSS encoded by the exons CTGTGTCGAACTTGGATATAGAGAGCAAGCTGTCGGCGCACTATCAGGCTCCATGGCACCAGCAACACAACGTGTTTCACCCATGCACCAGACCGCCGTGTCTGGAGGAGCTCCACAGAAATGCCCGTCTGAGTCTTAGAGCTCTGCATCGCG ACGAACAACAGCATCAGCCTTCTTCAAGTCGAGAGAGAAACAGGGTGACCATCTCCATCTCTGTGGCGCCACCCATGCCCACCTTTCCCTCACCGCATAGCATTCGGCGGCAACAGAGGAGTCGGCTCGCACGAGCG CAAGAGAGAGCAGAGAGGGAACGAGAGCTGGAGTATCAACCCAGAAAG GAGAGGACTGTCAAAGAAACAGAGATCCAGACCACAGAGAGAAAG CTACAAGAGAGGCCTGGTAGAGAGGAGGATATGAAAACAATTGAAAGGAAG TTTGAGTGCTTTTACTCACTTGAAACTATTGAAGGTTGCATCTTCATTCCATGGAATAGAAAG GTTACCTCGATAGAGAAAAGTGAAAGTAGTGAAGTTATTGGAGGCCAAACAGCCTCCAATAAGGCCGTAAACCACAGTGCCCCCTCAGCCCAGGACAAGCAGGCAAACTGGTCAAAGGAAAACGTCCCGCCATCAGATCAGAAGACAAATGGCGATTCTCAAGCGGTCTCCTCATGCATAATCCCCATTAATGTCACAG GAGTCGGGTTTGACAGAGAGGCCAGTGCCCGTTGCTCTCTAGTTCACTCCCAGTCGGTGCTTCAGAGAAGAAGGAAGCTGAGGAGGAGAAAGACTATCACTGGAATACCCAAACGGGTACAACAGGACATGG actCAGATGAATCACCTGTGGCAAGAGAGCGTACAGTGATCATCCACGCCAATTCACATCAACTATCTCTCTGTCAAGAGGACCTCTCAATTAGTGGGCGTCTCCATCACACTCGTGACTCTGGCTGCCAGACAGATGATTTCCTTATAGCAT GTACAGCTGCTCCCTCCAGAAGGCGCATTAGAGCTCAGCGCAACCATCAAGGTATCCCTGCCTCTCTGTCCCATTCTACGGGTAACATTTCCTCCCTGGGTGACCAGTCGGACTCAACATACACAACAGCTTCTACACATGGTGGCCGCTTACGCTCACGTAGCCTTCCAAGAGAAGGAGGCCGTCTAATCGACAGTGACGAAGACGATGATGACAactatgatgatgatgatgaagatgaagatttATCACCTTATGAAGCAGAGGACTTCATTCCATCTGGACCAAGTCCAAgaatgaagatgatgatgatgaaggatGAAGAAGAGAGTACAGACGATCAGGCAGCCCCTGAGCCACTGCAACTTGGAAGCCTAAAACGACTGCAGAGGTCTAGTGAAAGAGACAGGGGTGGTGGAGGAGACGGGAGTCCAGAACATAGCTGGATGGAGAGGGGTCGTTCTCGCTTGCCCCGCAAGGCTGACATGGGTAGCTGTGAAATTTCATCCAGTTCTGATACTTTTAGCAGCCCTATTCACTCAGTGTCTACTACAGGCGTTTTAGGCAGTCATGTGGACCACAAGGAGGACCACCAGTCATCAAGTGGAAACTGGAGTGGCTCCAGCTCCACCTGCCCCTCACAAACATCTGAAACTATTCCCCCACCCTCTTCTCCACCCCTGACAGGCTCTTCCCACTGTGATTCAGAGTTATCACTTAATACAGCACCCAATGCCATTGATGAGGGATTTTCCCTGGATCCTTCCTACCACTCTGACCTCAGGCCCCAGAGTCAAGGCCACAGATCAAGCTCTTTTACATCATCAGCCACAGACCAGCTAGATGATGCAGGGGTCAGTACAGCCAGCGAAGGGGAGTGGACATACCCCCAAGACCAAGATCAGACCGATCCAGATCAAGATCAAGATCCCACCCAAAAGCTAAGTGAAAACCACCAGTTTCTTCAAGAATACAGCTCAATGGAAGGTCTTAATGACCAAACATGTTtcagtaaacagaaaacaaatgctGAAAAAGAGCCTGAGTCTCATTACCCATCTGATACAGAAGGTTTCTACTCATCCTCTGTGAATCTTGGGGAGTATAATCCGACCTACAGAGAATACACATGTAACTATGCAGACCTCGGGCCTGATTGTCATCAGTCCAACACTGTGGCAAAACGATTATCCCATGGAGGTTATCCTCAGCCTCCACTTCAGTTCAAAACAGGCACTATGACTTTAGGGAGGACTTGCCGTCCTTTAAGgaaatcaaaaatcaaacctCCACCACCCAAGCGAACATCCTCACTAAAGGAAACCAATAGTAGTGTTGATGTTGGAACAGACACACAAGCAGATAAGGATCATCCAAAGATGGTTAGTGAGCAAGAACTTACCTCGTCTTCCACAGATATGAAGCTGGAACTGGACCTGGAACTTGGAGGAGCTCCAGAACCATTACAGTCATCTTGTCTAGTTGCAGAGTCTTTAGGAACTTGGGGCATGGGACTGGGGGGAGCCATGGACATAGTAGAGCCCATGTCCTTTAGCTCTGCAGATACACACTCATTTAAGGATGAAGGTGCTGTGCAGTCTGACTATGCAGATCTGTGGCTTCACAACAGTGAGCTTAAGTCTAACAATGGTGAGTACGCATCAATGTCTAACTCAAGCACAGCTACAGGCACCACTGTTATGGATTGTATGAAGTCACCAGACAGCTCTTCCTCTTCCACAGAAACGCAAATTCAGGCTGTTGCCCAGACCTTAGAGTCCAAGGAAAGCAGTCCATCTCTCCCATCTGGAGACTTTAAACTTGGATCACCTGAGAAACTGGCTGGCCTAGCCTCACCATCAAGTGGTTattccagccaatcagaaacccCAACATCAACCTTACCCTCATCTTCAGCAGCCTTCTTCCCAGGACCTCTGTCCCCTTCAACTGGCAAAAGAAAGCCTAAAGTGCCAGAAAGGAAGTCATCTCTCTCTTCCTTGCAACAATTTCCCAGAGATGGGGCTTCCATTTCATTTTGCAATAAGAGAGATCCAGACTTTCCACCTCCACCTTCTCAGCTCGATCTCAATGTTCTACATGGAGGCTATGTGAGACACACCTTATCCCACCGAGCATACCACATGCACACCCTTCACCACAACAAACACAGAGTTGCAAATGTTTTGTCCATTGGACCAAAAATAATGGTCCCTGAGATAACCAATACCAATCCATCACCAAGTTCAGGCTCTGCTTTAACAAATCCAGGCTCTAACGTTCTGCCAATTACTCCATCAACAATTCGTTCAGTGCAGCTTCATTCAGTTAGCCAATCTGCAGAGCCGCAGAGTACTTCCACAACATACCAGGACACAACGAATGGAACTGAGACTGTGACAAGGCCAAAATGTCCCCCAAGTGGTTCCACCCTGGCTCCTCCCCCTGTTAATACCAGGCCTCTCCCTCCCAGAAGGCCACCTCCCAGGCCCCCATGTCATGATCACACCTCTTCTCCTGAACGTTCACAGCCACCTCCACCTGGTCGCCACCCTGATGGACCTCCATCCTATGAAAGTCTGCTTCTAAGGCAGGACCGGTATGGACCAGGAACCTTTTGGGCTATGACTGCCTTCAGAACAAGGATGGACCCTTCATCAGACATCTCTGAAGACAGTTCACCCCTGCATAGACCAGTTCCACGTGCTCCACACCCTTCACCTGTGGATCTCCACACTCATATTCACTCACACACAGAGTTCAGGGGGCTCACCCACTCAACACATGCACGTTCCGAGTTTAGAGTTTTGGGGGAGCGCTCGTTCTCCCAGGATGACgacgaggatgaggaggaggatgaggaggaggaggaagaggaagaagaagagcaggTAAAAGAGCCGCAGAGGGCTGCATGTTCCAGAGGAGGAATGCGATCGGACCACCCTCCTCCCCCAGCCTATGAATTTGCTGGGGGATCCCACTTAAACTCAGGGTCATGGGCTAGTCCTGTCAAAGTGCCTGGTAACACAACAGAGGCATCGCATCCTTACCTAATCAGCGATGCAAGGACAGGAGGACAAGAAGTGCATGAAGAAGAGAGGGAAGTGATATCAGGTGCTACCAGAAGTGCCCATCCGCACCAACTCCAAGAGAACAAGGATGACTCCACCACTCCTGACACTGAGGATTACTTTAGCAAAG ATTCCACACCAAGTGACAATTCACTTTCCCCTCTGACGGATGACGCCAAAGTTGATGACGACATTATTATTACATCCCCTAACAAGAGTCGTACAACAGAAGACCTTTTTGCCATGATACACAG ATCCAAAAGAAAGGTCCTTGGCCGTAAAGATTCAGGAGACCTAAACGTGAAGTCTCGTCTTTGCCCTGTGTCAGCCGTAACCCCCAGTAATGTTTCCACTGGTGTTGtccctccagctcctcctcttaACTTTCCTGCTACTTTAGCCAATGCCGTTGGGTCACAGAGAGCTCCTGTTCCAATCTATCGTAGTGCTAAGAAATCCAGCACATCCAACGAGGAGTTTAAACTTCTTTTGCTAAAGAAAGGCAGCAGGTCTGATTCTAGCTATCGCATGTCAGCGACAGAGATTTTGAAGAGCCCCATTACCCCCAAAACACCCGGGGAGTCCCTTCAAGAAGGTTCAATTAGACAGGCAGAGGAGCAGTCTTCTATGCCTCAGGAGCCCCCAATCTCTGGTTTGGACCCAATCCAGATACCAGGCCTTTTTCCTCGGGCCAACTCGGAAAGTTTCACTCCCAAAACACTCCCCATGTCAGCTGCATCTCGACAGGGACGTTCTCGGATCCCCCCGGTTGCTAACAGCAGTCGCTACAGTACACGCAGTCGCCTCTACACAGCGCCCATGCAAGCCATTTCAGAAGGGGAGACAGAAAACTCAGATGGGAGCCCTCATGATGATAGATCGTCATAA
- the LOC102218957 gene encoding Nance-Horan syndrome protein-like isoform X1 — MPFAKRIVEPQLLCRHQIPNDEGLLFEDLCAISHVVLSRTLRQLSDLARHACSLFQELENDIMSTNQRVWVLQNKIGQIQQTANALDPKKEAVPVSNLDIESKLSAHYQAPWHQQHNVFHPCTRPPCLEELHRNARLSLRALHRDEQQHQPSSSRERNRVTISISVAPPMPTFPSPHSIRRQQRSRLARAQERAERERELEYQPRKERTVKETEIQTTERKLQERPGREEDMKTIERKFECFYSLETIEGCIFIPWNRKVTSIEKSESSEVIGGQTASNKAVNHSAPSAQDKQANWSKENVPPSDQKTNGDSQAVSSCIIPINVTAGVGFDREASARCSLVHSQSVLQRRRKLRRRKTITGIPKRVQQDMDSDESPVARERTVIIHANSHQLSLCQEDLSISGRLHHTRDSGCQTDDFLIACTAAPSRRRIRAQRNHQGIPASLSHSTGNISSLGDQSDSTYTTASTHGGRLRSRSLPREGGRLIDSDEDDDDNYDDDDEDEDLSPYEAEDFIPSGPSPRMKMMMMKDEEESTDDQAAPEPLQLGSLKRLQRSSERDRGGGGDGSPEHSWMERGRSRLPRKADMGSCEISSSSDTFSSPIHSVSTTGVLGSHVDHKEDHQSSSGNWSGSSSTCPSQTSETIPPPSSPPLTGSSHCDSELSLNTAPNAIDEGFSLDPSYHSDLRPQSQGHRSSSFTSSATDQLDDAGVSTASEGEWTYPQDQDQTDPDQDQDPTQKLSENHQFLQEYSSMEGLNDQTCFSKQKTNAEKEPESHYPSDTEGFYSSSVNLGEYNPTYREYTCNYADLGPDCHQSNTVAKRLSHGGYPQPPLQFKTGTMTLGRTCRPLRKSKIKPPPPKRTSSLKETNSSVDVGTDTQADKDHPKMVSEQELTSSSTDMKLELDLELGGAPEPLQSSCLVAESLGTWGMGLGGAMDIVEPMSFSSADTHSFKDEGAVQSDYADLWLHNSELKSNNGEYASMSNSSTATGTTVMDCMKSPDSSSSSTETQIQAVAQTLESKESSPSLPSGDFKLGSPEKLAGLASPSSGYSSQSETPTSTLPSSSAAFFPGPLSPSTGKRKPKVPERKSSLSSLQQFPRDGASISFCNKRDPDFPPPPSQLDLNVLHGGYVRHTLSHRAYHMHTLHHNKHRVANVLSIGPKIMVPEITNTNPSPSSGSALTNPGSNVLPITPSTIRSVQLHSVSQSAEPQSTSTTYQDTTNGTETVTRPKCPPSGSTLAPPPVNTRPLPPRRPPPRPPCHDHTSSPERSQPPPPGRHPDGPPSYESLLLRQDRYGPGTFWAMTAFRTRMDPSSDISEDSSPLHRPVPRAPHPSPVDLHTHIHSHTEFRGLTHSTHARSEFRVLGERSFSQDDDEDEEEDEEEEEEEEEEQVKEPQRAACSRGGMRSDHPPPPAYEFAGGSHLNSGSWASPVKVPGNTTEASHPYLISDARTGGQEVHEEEREVISGATRSAHPHQLQENKDDSTTPDTEDYFSKDSTPSDNSLSPLTDDAKVDDDIIITSPNKSRTTEDLFAMIHRSKRKVLGRKDSGDLNVKSRLCPVSAVTPSNVSTGVVPPAPPLNFPATLANAVGSQRAPVPIYRSAKKSSTSNEEFKLLLLKKGSRSDSSYRMSATEILKSPITPKTPGESLQEGSIRQAEEQSSMPQEPPISGLDPIQIPGLFPRANSESFTPKTLPMSAASRQGRSRIPPVANSSRYSTRSRLYTAPMQAISEGETENSDGSPHDDRSS; from the exons CTGTGTCGAACTTGGATATAGAGAGCAAGCTGTCGGCGCACTATCAGGCTCCATGGCACCAGCAACACAACGTGTTTCACCCATGCACCAGACCGCCGTGTCTGGAGGAGCTCCACAGAAATGCCCGTCTGAGTCTTAGAGCTCTGCATCGCG ACGAACAACAGCATCAGCCTTCTTCAAGTCGAGAGAGAAACAGGGTGACCATCTCCATCTCTGTGGCGCCACCCATGCCCACCTTTCCCTCACCGCATAGCATTCGGCGGCAACAGAGGAGTCGGCTCGCACGAGCG CAAGAGAGAGCAGAGAGGGAACGAGAGCTGGAGTATCAACCCAGAAAG GAGAGGACTGTCAAAGAAACAGAGATCCAGACCACAGAGAGAAAG CTACAAGAGAGGCCTGGTAGAGAGGAGGATATGAAAACAATTGAAAGGAAG TTTGAGTGCTTTTACTCACTTGAAACTATTGAAGGTTGCATCTTCATTCCATGGAATAGAAAG GTTACCTCGATAGAGAAAAGTGAAAGTAGTGAAGTTATTGGAGGCCAAACAGCCTCCAATAAGGCCGTAAACCACAGTGCCCCCTCAGCCCAGGACAAGCAGGCAAACTGGTCAAAGGAAAACGTCCCGCCATCAGATCAGAAGACAAATGGCGATTCTCAAGCGGTCTCCTCATGCATAATCCCCATTAATGTCACAG CAGGAGTCGGGTTTGACAGAGAGGCCAGTGCCCGTTGCTCTCTAGTTCACTCCCAGTCGGTGCTTCAGAGAAGAAGGAAGCTGAGGAGGAGAAAGACTATCACTGGAATACCCAAACGGGTACAACAGGACATGG actCAGATGAATCACCTGTGGCAAGAGAGCGTACAGTGATCATCCACGCCAATTCACATCAACTATCTCTCTGTCAAGAGGACCTCTCAATTAGTGGGCGTCTCCATCACACTCGTGACTCTGGCTGCCAGACAGATGATTTCCTTATAGCAT GTACAGCTGCTCCCTCCAGAAGGCGCATTAGAGCTCAGCGCAACCATCAAGGTATCCCTGCCTCTCTGTCCCATTCTACGGGTAACATTTCCTCCCTGGGTGACCAGTCGGACTCAACATACACAACAGCTTCTACACATGGTGGCCGCTTACGCTCACGTAGCCTTCCAAGAGAAGGAGGCCGTCTAATCGACAGTGACGAAGACGATGATGACAactatgatgatgatgatgaagatgaagatttATCACCTTATGAAGCAGAGGACTTCATTCCATCTGGACCAAGTCCAAgaatgaagatgatgatgatgaaggatGAAGAAGAGAGTACAGACGATCAGGCAGCCCCTGAGCCACTGCAACTTGGAAGCCTAAAACGACTGCAGAGGTCTAGTGAAAGAGACAGGGGTGGTGGAGGAGACGGGAGTCCAGAACATAGCTGGATGGAGAGGGGTCGTTCTCGCTTGCCCCGCAAGGCTGACATGGGTAGCTGTGAAATTTCATCCAGTTCTGATACTTTTAGCAGCCCTATTCACTCAGTGTCTACTACAGGCGTTTTAGGCAGTCATGTGGACCACAAGGAGGACCACCAGTCATCAAGTGGAAACTGGAGTGGCTCCAGCTCCACCTGCCCCTCACAAACATCTGAAACTATTCCCCCACCCTCTTCTCCACCCCTGACAGGCTCTTCCCACTGTGATTCAGAGTTATCACTTAATACAGCACCCAATGCCATTGATGAGGGATTTTCCCTGGATCCTTCCTACCACTCTGACCTCAGGCCCCAGAGTCAAGGCCACAGATCAAGCTCTTTTACATCATCAGCCACAGACCAGCTAGATGATGCAGGGGTCAGTACAGCCAGCGAAGGGGAGTGGACATACCCCCAAGACCAAGATCAGACCGATCCAGATCAAGATCAAGATCCCACCCAAAAGCTAAGTGAAAACCACCAGTTTCTTCAAGAATACAGCTCAATGGAAGGTCTTAATGACCAAACATGTTtcagtaaacagaaaacaaatgctGAAAAAGAGCCTGAGTCTCATTACCCATCTGATACAGAAGGTTTCTACTCATCCTCTGTGAATCTTGGGGAGTATAATCCGACCTACAGAGAATACACATGTAACTATGCAGACCTCGGGCCTGATTGTCATCAGTCCAACACTGTGGCAAAACGATTATCCCATGGAGGTTATCCTCAGCCTCCACTTCAGTTCAAAACAGGCACTATGACTTTAGGGAGGACTTGCCGTCCTTTAAGgaaatcaaaaatcaaacctCCACCACCCAAGCGAACATCCTCACTAAAGGAAACCAATAGTAGTGTTGATGTTGGAACAGACACACAAGCAGATAAGGATCATCCAAAGATGGTTAGTGAGCAAGAACTTACCTCGTCTTCCACAGATATGAAGCTGGAACTGGACCTGGAACTTGGAGGAGCTCCAGAACCATTACAGTCATCTTGTCTAGTTGCAGAGTCTTTAGGAACTTGGGGCATGGGACTGGGGGGAGCCATGGACATAGTAGAGCCCATGTCCTTTAGCTCTGCAGATACACACTCATTTAAGGATGAAGGTGCTGTGCAGTCTGACTATGCAGATCTGTGGCTTCACAACAGTGAGCTTAAGTCTAACAATGGTGAGTACGCATCAATGTCTAACTCAAGCACAGCTACAGGCACCACTGTTATGGATTGTATGAAGTCACCAGACAGCTCTTCCTCTTCCACAGAAACGCAAATTCAGGCTGTTGCCCAGACCTTAGAGTCCAAGGAAAGCAGTCCATCTCTCCCATCTGGAGACTTTAAACTTGGATCACCTGAGAAACTGGCTGGCCTAGCCTCACCATCAAGTGGTTattccagccaatcagaaacccCAACATCAACCTTACCCTCATCTTCAGCAGCCTTCTTCCCAGGACCTCTGTCCCCTTCAACTGGCAAAAGAAAGCCTAAAGTGCCAGAAAGGAAGTCATCTCTCTCTTCCTTGCAACAATTTCCCAGAGATGGGGCTTCCATTTCATTTTGCAATAAGAGAGATCCAGACTTTCCACCTCCACCTTCTCAGCTCGATCTCAATGTTCTACATGGAGGCTATGTGAGACACACCTTATCCCACCGAGCATACCACATGCACACCCTTCACCACAACAAACACAGAGTTGCAAATGTTTTGTCCATTGGACCAAAAATAATGGTCCCTGAGATAACCAATACCAATCCATCACCAAGTTCAGGCTCTGCTTTAACAAATCCAGGCTCTAACGTTCTGCCAATTACTCCATCAACAATTCGTTCAGTGCAGCTTCATTCAGTTAGCCAATCTGCAGAGCCGCAGAGTACTTCCACAACATACCAGGACACAACGAATGGAACTGAGACTGTGACAAGGCCAAAATGTCCCCCAAGTGGTTCCACCCTGGCTCCTCCCCCTGTTAATACCAGGCCTCTCCCTCCCAGAAGGCCACCTCCCAGGCCCCCATGTCATGATCACACCTCTTCTCCTGAACGTTCACAGCCACCTCCACCTGGTCGCCACCCTGATGGACCTCCATCCTATGAAAGTCTGCTTCTAAGGCAGGACCGGTATGGACCAGGAACCTTTTGGGCTATGACTGCCTTCAGAACAAGGATGGACCCTTCATCAGACATCTCTGAAGACAGTTCACCCCTGCATAGACCAGTTCCACGTGCTCCACACCCTTCACCTGTGGATCTCCACACTCATATTCACTCACACACAGAGTTCAGGGGGCTCACCCACTCAACACATGCACGTTCCGAGTTTAGAGTTTTGGGGGAGCGCTCGTTCTCCCAGGATGACgacgaggatgaggaggaggatgaggaggaggaggaagaggaagaagaagagcaggTAAAAGAGCCGCAGAGGGCTGCATGTTCCAGAGGAGGAATGCGATCGGACCACCCTCCTCCCCCAGCCTATGAATTTGCTGGGGGATCCCACTTAAACTCAGGGTCATGGGCTAGTCCTGTCAAAGTGCCTGGTAACACAACAGAGGCATCGCATCCTTACCTAATCAGCGATGCAAGGACAGGAGGACAAGAAGTGCATGAAGAAGAGAGGGAAGTGATATCAGGTGCTACCAGAAGTGCCCATCCGCACCAACTCCAAGAGAACAAGGATGACTCCACCACTCCTGACACTGAGGATTACTTTAGCAAAG ATTCCACACCAAGTGACAATTCACTTTCCCCTCTGACGGATGACGCCAAAGTTGATGACGACATTATTATTACATCCCCTAACAAGAGTCGTACAACAGAAGACCTTTTTGCCATGATACACAG ATCCAAAAGAAAGGTCCTTGGCCGTAAAGATTCAGGAGACCTAAACGTGAAGTCTCGTCTTTGCCCTGTGTCAGCCGTAACCCCCAGTAATGTTTCCACTGGTGTTGtccctccagctcctcctcttaACTTTCCTGCTACTTTAGCCAATGCCGTTGGGTCACAGAGAGCTCCTGTTCCAATCTATCGTAGTGCTAAGAAATCCAGCACATCCAACGAGGAGTTTAAACTTCTTTTGCTAAAGAAAGGCAGCAGGTCTGATTCTAGCTATCGCATGTCAGCGACAGAGATTTTGAAGAGCCCCATTACCCCCAAAACACCCGGGGAGTCCCTTCAAGAAGGTTCAATTAGACAGGCAGAGGAGCAGTCTTCTATGCCTCAGGAGCCCCCAATCTCTGGTTTGGACCCAATCCAGATACCAGGCCTTTTTCCTCGGGCCAACTCGGAAAGTTTCACTCCCAAAACACTCCCCATGTCAGCTGCATCTCGACAGGGACGTTCTCGGATCCCCCCGGTTGCTAACAGCAGTCGCTACAGTACACGCAGTCGCCTCTACACAGCGCCCATGCAAGCCATTTCAGAAGGGGAGACAGAAAACTCAGATGGGAGCCCTCATGATGATAGATCGTCATAA